Below is a genomic region from Biomphalaria glabrata chromosome 3, xgBioGlab47.1, whole genome shotgun sequence.
gaagtaacgtttgtattacataagataagataagataagaatatgcttttaatttttatacttaatttttatttagatttaattattatcattatatattatatctttaaaaaataaaattggaaatacaaaatgttttcagctaaattctcagaatgtgTGAGATGTTCCGTTTTGGCTCAGGGAGAACTGGCCTAGATAAACGTAGAAACTTAGTTGAATAACATGGTACAATAAACTTCTGGAACATTCATTTCGTTTTTATTTTCCCATTCAAGATCTTATGATGCCTGGACCATGGATTACGACATTGCTGTTTTCAAAGTCGCAACAGCGCTGCCCACAAACACGTACGTTTCTCCGGCCTGTATTCCTAACGAGGGCTGGTTTGAAGGAGAGAAGGGTCTTGCTGTTGGTTGGGGCTCTTTAACATCCGGTGAGACTTGTCATCTTTTTGCCTCTCAGCAGTTAACATTTTGGTATTATTACGTGTATTTTTGTTACTATAAAATCTACCTTGGTATTGCTAGTCACTGACACTTCTAGATCTATGCGCGGTAAAAGGCGTTTAAGTACTATAGAAATATTCTAGAtatacaatgtcaaggacgctaaatcgAACttcacttttgccaattacataacaaaaaaatataatagtacatttttttaaaaaaagctcatCTAAGGGAATAACTGTGTATTTAtagttacatatatatactATTGTTAAGACGTTGGgttaaactaaagaaaataactcaccgattctcagatcgctggtatctcttcgattgcagaagcacaatccaactatgatcaatcaatatccccggtaaaaagaaataatgtcacaatctccAAATCAAATTTACATATCCCGATTCACTAACACAATAGAAAACAATTCTCAATCCTCagtcaagaaataaaaaaaaagcataactaaagtttcttaacaCATTTACACACTAGTCAATGTCATTTACGCTCAACAACATAGACAAAAAATCACCCCACTTTgcacgtggaaaaaaaaaggttagtcaGGAAGgaacagggttacaacaatatataatagtaataaaaataatctttataatCCATATAGAAATTTgccttacaatttgtgcatttcagcaaacaaaacattataactatagaaaacaaaaacatgcattcacaccagactcactcataatttacatgcgaaatgtttatatcagatcGTTTTTATTTAACGATTTGattgccatatatatataccaattCAGTTCCGCAAGGCTATTAAACGCCGAAAGTGATAATGGGTTAACGCTGAAAGTGGTAATGGGTTAACGCCGAAAGTGGTAATGGGTTAACGCTGAAAGTGGTAATGGGTTAACGCCGAAAGTGATAATGGGTTAACGCTGAAAGTGGTAATGAGTTAACGCTGAAAGTGATAATGGGTTAACGCTGAAAGTGGTAATGGGTTAACGCCGAAAGTGGCAATGGGTTAACGCTGAAAGTGGTATTGGGTTAACGCCGAGATGTAATGGGTTTACGCCGAAAATGGTAATGGGTTAACGCTGAAAGTGGTAATGGGTTAACGCCGAAAGTGGTAATGGGTTAACGCCGAAAGTGGTAATGGGTTAACGCCGAAAGTGGTAATGGGTTAACGCCGAGAGTGGTAATGGGTTAACGCCGAGAGTGGTAATGGGTTAATGCCGAAAGTGGTAATGGGTTAACGCTGAAAGTGGTAATGGGTTAACGCCGAAAGTGGTAATGGGTTAACGCCGAGAGTGGTAATGGGTTAACGCCGAAAGTGGTAATGGGTTAACGCTGAAAGTGGTAATGGGTTAACGCCGAGAGTGGTAATGGGTTAACGCCGAAAGTGATAATGGGTTAACGCCGAGAGTGGTAATGGGTTAACGCCGAAAGTGATAATGGGTTAACACCGAAAGTGATAATGGGTTAACGccgagaatggtaatgttttttAAGTGCaacactacctataaaatgcttccaatggcccGTGTCTCAAAAAGCCCCTAACGACCAGTCCATCTTCACGTGTGGCTAGGAAGCAATCGCGCCTCCTCGTGTTTGTAGCGCTGGTTTAGATATTCTTCTTTCACGAAGTGGGTCGAgagcacatttaaaaaaaatgaccagaTACATTATCAAATACTCAATGGGACATGACTATGTTCCCAAAGTCTTCAGTGTATTGATTTGACGTCTGCAGGAGGTGACGCTCACTATATGCTGCATCAAGTTGTGAAACCAATTAAGTCTAGAGAGACTTGTGAACTGAGGTACGGGGCCGGTTCAGTAACTCTCAGAATGTTTTGTGCAGGCTTACCGCAGGGTGGCGTAGACTCTTGCCAGGTATGTGCATATTTCTTTGGgtaaacatttctattttttcttaaagataACTTTGAAGGGGAGCACCTGGTACGATGGTATGTACTATGTTTGTGAGTAGACGTCTAGATATTTTTCATATCCATACTCGAATAAgtatttcaataatttaaagtaagattcttttctaaaaaaatctgGCAACAAATTAGTGAACTCTTCCGTTTCTTGAGGTCAATATAAcatgttcatttatttatttgagtCTTAGAAATATATTAGATTTTAGTCTAGCTCTTTTTGTTTCCTGTtcatgtttcatataggaatgttgttgtttttttttttaagttctgaGGGTCCCGTCAAATGTTCCTATCACGTGGAGTTGACCATTTATCTCTCATTTCATTACCTTAAAGAAGTGTGGGTATAAACAGTTTATAAATGTACACACGCTGGAAAGAAGCGCACAATCATTGGGGGACTTAAAGTTACAATTATGACTAACATAACGGACGTAGCAGGTGGATAAGATCTaatgaaaacataaacaaatttgCTGTAGCTTATATCGGTTCACTGCTAGCTTATTAGCCATTGCTCACATTTTCGTATTTGTAGCAAAGATTTTATgatcattaaaaaatgtaatttatatatgcattgtatttatttttctttccgtGATTCTGTTAACAGTTTGACAGCGGCGGTCCATTCTACACATATAGAGAAAACAGATGGACACTGGCAGGTGCGTAAGCCTAAACACATAGGACTATTTAATTCATCAGTATTTATTGGGCATTTGTCTGGAGAAATTTTTCTTACAAAGCATAAATAGAAGAAAGAATTGGCGTGAGGATTGAATGAAACTATAAGTGATTAAGATGACCATGGTCAAGAAATTAATTTCTCACTCTCATTGCCTCATCTACTTCCCTAACATCTCACAACCttataatgttttttatatCGACCGCCTCCAGTATTTGTAATTGTACTAATCAGGTAATTCAggggagaaataacttttaaacCTTAGCTACTGTCACAGCATACGCATTAATTATCGATACTATTTGAATTACTCAAGTTTCCTTTAAACGGATGTATGTTCGAGTTTTTGATTAATGCATTTTTACAGTACCTTGACAATAATCCTTGATGCTTGGGTACATTGTATGGTGCATTACAGATGCGAGCATGAACACTAAACAAGGATCAATGCATAGTAACTAAGTCTACTCAGTATGAACACTAAACAGGGATCAATGCAAAGTTACTAAGTCTATTCagaatgaacaaataaaaaagatcAATGCATAGTAACTAAGTCTACTCAGGGTGAAATAGCGTAACGAACTTTCACTGGATCTAAACTCGAGACCTTTATTTTGGGACATAAACTTTTATCCAATATCACAACAACGCTTCGTTGGTCAACACAGACCCATCTTGAACCTAACTTGTACTGATGAAATGAATTGAAGCtgatttttaaatacaaaatcaataaatctttttttttctccaggtATTATCAGCTGGGGTTACGGCTGTGCCGAAGCTGGCAGACCAGGTGTCTACACGGACATCATCGAACTTAAAGATTGGATCAACTCAATCATCAACGTTGCTTAACAGTTCAGTCAGCGGCGTTTCTCGACGAGGGGATCAGCTACACATGGGGACATTAGGCGTAGCGATAGGGACTATTCAATCACtgcatgtcaataatgttataattatttataataaaaaattttttttatattttcactgAATAATTTCCTTAGATGTTAATAATATTGATCAAGCTTTTATCTTTTCTGTTCAAAATGTTGAAGAGAGCACTTCCACAAGAATCCAATTTAAGCAAGGGGAGTGACTTATGAACTAGAAATACAGAGATaggtttgtttttataattatcttaTTTAACGAAACTGATGGTGGCCTATCATTTCTTGTGATGCTTCAATATTGCAAAGAGTCTTTCCAGTCAGCTTTGCACATActgtagatcagtgattcccaaagtggtctttATAggcccccaggggtctacgaagacttccaaggggtctacgaaaggaaAAAACATAAactgggggtctatgagatgtccacgggggtctacgataatatatttcttttgaacaggtcgtgactttaattttacatcaaattaatttaattcttttatacactaatatatgatt
It encodes:
- the LOC106070857 gene encoding trypsin-1-like isoform X1, whose amino-acid sequence is MRHLVCLLLVWTLANVKPSTQGQDLIRLVRSRYDQIDAPGCGLRPLATGNGASEITARIVGGQEAIPYSHPSICSLRMTTSPTHHFCGGTLVKNLAGEYHFITAAHCVNGEPRPSRYEAHCGIHDRTDTNEPHRVIVYFSSLTSHPSYDAWTMDYDIAVFKVATALPTNTYVSPACIPNEGWFEGEKGLAVGWGSLTSGGDAHYMLHQVVKPIKSRETCELRYGAGSVTLRMFCAGLPQGGVDSCQFDSGGPFYTYRENRWTLAGIISWGYGCAEAGRPGVYTDIIELKDWINSIINVA
- the LOC106070857 gene encoding trypsin-1-like isoform X2 codes for the protein MLLLVWTLANVKPSTQGQDLIRLVRSRYDQIDAPGCGLRPLATGNGASEITARIVGGQEAIPYSHPSICSLRMTTSPTHHFCGGTLVKNLAGEYHFITAAHCVNGEPRPSRYEAHCGIHDRTDTNEPHRVIVYFSSLTSHPSYDAWTMDYDIAVFKVATALPTNTYVSPACIPNEGWFEGEKGLAVGWGSLTSGGDAHYMLHQVVKPIKSRETCELRYGAGSVTLRMFCAGLPQGGVDSCQFDSGGPFYTYRENRWTLAGIISWGYGCAEAGRPGVYTDIIELKDWINSIINVA